One Pectinophora gossypiella chromosome 25, ilPecGoss1.1, whole genome shotgun sequence DNA window includes the following coding sequences:
- the LOC126378057 gene encoding serologically defined colon cancer antigen 8 homolog isoform X5, protein MVGVEMGSTSYLKPKSGGYRAKSGSSGGSDKEMNGKLRRPKIRRPTKLNDYGLKRIPDYTELAYKEAVSKLRYFLSGNYVPSVRSYGGSASIKNLDESDGELEKKYNLATSAPYNALLEYKPRPRLTAKYATLYADSLNNTHTKQHVSAPAPAAANADVTGGTNPDVINFIQKQEEYIEQLERESQYCRDELNNLLGKVKEVISENEHLHEAQKNKLINRMFHSYAGSETDELDDLGDSTGLDSDNKVTPSKARKSKPRSTRLEGPNIVFESRIAELEAQLTQAKIDLKKVQEENNENKRKLASGLVDSTCLDGFKRQIDNLQRDKSSLEAQISKLKLSLESRDGEYRRGSDAVEQQLRDERNNLEAELRRLKDDLTKERSKVRELAGEGARRAIQERSAAEQRYNAHFDELQHDLAAQYDNVAKLQLDLERQRREENDLKRELSMKTAAIEELKMELKNKTASLQADLAQAHAEKASLEEELASARLAIERHQRQAKHETNRLNSEIQSLRQRLDRADADLVHSRRENLRLTEQISTLEKELNMKNLTPNSPEKKKDKELSTMFESMENKHAKTVAELESMIQSQNSLMEKLTGECRLLTDKLDDANRRHKADRTQLLCRNVELMKKLRNLWSSHKKYCTTITPLRSYTPLSGYPNSRSSYDIDRTYYTSTPYTYRNRFRRDEYKASRDDIDDLSRDISDLSIERIGDSDDDPAKGRIGHSAASSRDSQSDPADTREGT, encoded by the exons atggtgggTGTTGAAATGGGCTCGACTAGTTACTTGAAGCCTAAATCTGGTGGGTACAGAGCTAAAAGTGGGTCTAGTGGTGGATCAGACAAGGAGATGAACGGGAAATTGCGGCGCCCGAAAATTAG GCGGCCGACGAAGTTGAACGACTATGGGTTGAAGAGGATTCCAGATTATACGGAGTTGGCTTATAAAGAGGCTGTGTCCAAATTGAGATACTTTCTGTCCGGGAACTATGTACCGAGT GTCCGCAGTTACGGAGGCTCCGCGTCAATCAAGAACTTAGACGAGTCAGACGGCGAGTTAGAGAAGAAGTACAACCTCGCCACATCGGCTCCGTACAACGCGTTGTTGGAGTACAAGCCACGCCCGCGGCTGACGGCCAAATACGCCACATTGTATGCCGATAGCCTCAACAATACGCATACGAAACAACATGTCAGTG CGCCTGCGCCAGCGGCGGCGAATGCTGACGTCACGGGCGGCACCAACCCTGACGTCATCAATTTCATCCAGAAACAGGAGGAATACATCGAACAGCTGGAGCGAGAGAGCCAGTACTGCAGG GATGAACTCAACAACCTGCTAGGCAAGGTGAAGGAAGTGATATCAGAGAACGAACATTTACACGAGGCTCAGAAGAACAAGCTGATTAATCGAATGTTCCACTCGTACGCCGGATCTGAGACCGACGAGCTGGACGACCTGGGCGATAGCACTGGATTGGATAGCGATAATAAG GTTACTCCATCAAAGGCCCGTAAGAGCAAGCCTCGTTCGACCCGGCTGGAGGGTCCAAACATAGTGTTTGAGTCCCGCATCGCCGAGCTGGAAGCACAGTTGACACAGGCCAAGATCGATCTGAAGAAGGTTCAG GAGGAAAATAATGAGAACAAACGCAAGCTGGCCTCTGGGCTGGTTGACTCAACCTGCCTTGACGGCTTCAAGCGGCAGATCGACAACTTGCAAAG AGACAAGTCATCCCTGGAGGCGCAGATCTCCAAGCTGAAGTTGAGCTTGGAGTCCCGGGACGGCGAGTACCGCCGAGGGTCTGACGCTGTAGAGCAGCAGCTTAGAGACGAGCGCAACAACTTGGAAGCGGAGTTGCGCAGACTTAAG GACGACCTCACCAAAGAGCGGTCGAAGGTGCGCGAGCTGGCGGGCGAGGGCGCTCGGCGCGCTATACAGGAGCGCAGCGCGGCCGAGCAGCGATACAACGCGCACTTCGACGAGCTACAACACGATCTCGCGGCGCAGTACGACAACGTCGCTAAACTACAG TTGGATCTAGAGCGCCAACGTCGAGAGGAGAACGACCTCAAACGCGAGCTGTCCATGAAGACTGCTGCCATCGAAGAACTCAAGATGGAGTTGAAGAACAAGACAG CATCTTTGCAAGCAGACCTTGCTCAGGCTCACGCTGAAAAGGCATCTCTGGAAGAGGAGTTAGCTAGCGCTCGCCTGGCCATCGAGCGTCATCAGAGACAAGCCAAGCATGAGACCAACCGTCTCAATTctgag ATCCAGTCTCTCCGCCAACGTCTGGATCGAGCTGATGCAGACCTGGTACATTCACGTCGCGAGAATTTGCGTCTTACTGAGCAGATTTCTACTTTGGAGAAAGAG CTTAACATGAAGAACCTAACACCAAATTCTCCAGAGAAGAAGAAAGACAAAGAGTTGTCAACTATGTTTGAGTCGATGGAGAATAAACATG CTAAAACGGTGGCTGAGTTGGAGTCCATGATACAATCACAAAACAGTCTGATGGAGAAACTCACCGGAGAATGTCGTTTGCTCACAGACAAGCTCGACGACGCAAATCGTAGGCACAA AGCGGACCGCACTCAGTTGCTTTGCAGAAATGTTGAACTTATGAAAAAGCTTAGAAACCTTTGGTCTTCTCACAAGAAGTATTGCACTACCATCACCCCATTGCGAAGTTATACCCCATTAAGCGGTTACCCTAACAGCCGATCATCGTACGACATAGACCGCACTTACTATACTTCAACGCCTTACACATATAGAAATAGATTTAGAAGAGATGAGTACAAAGCTTCTAGAGACGACATAGATGATTTGAGTAGAGACATCAGCGATCTGTCGATTGAAAGAATCGGCGATTCAGATGATGACCCGGCGAAG GGAAGAATTGGGCACTCTGCAGCGTCAAGTAGAGACTCTCAGTCGGACCCTGCAGACACCAGAGAAGGCACCTAG
- the LOC126378057 gene encoding serologically defined colon cancer antigen 8 homolog isoform X7: protein MVGVEMGSTSYLKPKSGGYRAKSGSSGGSDKEMNGKLRRPKIRRPTKLNDYGLKRIPDYTELAYKEAVSKLRYFLSGNYVPSVRSYGGSASIKNLDESDGELEKKYNLATSAPYNALLEYKPRPRLTAKYATLYADSLNNTHTKQHVSAPAPAAANADVTGGTNPDVINFIQKQEEYIEQLERESQYCRDELNNLLGKVKEVISENEHLHEAQKNKLINRMFHSYAGSETDELDDLGDSTGLDSDNKVTPSKARKSKPRSTRLEGPNIVFESRIAELEAQLTQAKIDLKKVQEENNENKRKLASGLVDSTCLDGFKRQIDNLQRDKSSLEAQISKLKLSLESRDGEYRRGSDAVEQQLRDERNNLEAELRRLKDDLTKERSKVRELAGEGARRAIQERSAAEQRYNAHFDELQHDLAAQYDNVAKLQLDLERQRREENDLKRELSMKTAAIEELKMELKNKTASLQADLAQAHAEKASLEEELASARLAIERHQRQAKHETNRLNSEIQSLRQRLDRADADLVHSRRENLRLTEQISTLEKELNMKNLTPNSPEKKKDKELSTMFESMENKHERTALSCFAEMLNL from the exons atggtgggTGTTGAAATGGGCTCGACTAGTTACTTGAAGCCTAAATCTGGTGGGTACAGAGCTAAAAGTGGGTCTAGTGGTGGATCAGACAAGGAGATGAACGGGAAATTGCGGCGCCCGAAAATTAG GCGGCCGACGAAGTTGAACGACTATGGGTTGAAGAGGATTCCAGATTATACGGAGTTGGCTTATAAAGAGGCTGTGTCCAAATTGAGATACTTTCTGTCCGGGAACTATGTACCGAGT GTCCGCAGTTACGGAGGCTCCGCGTCAATCAAGAACTTAGACGAGTCAGACGGCGAGTTAGAGAAGAAGTACAACCTCGCCACATCGGCTCCGTACAACGCGTTGTTGGAGTACAAGCCACGCCCGCGGCTGACGGCCAAATACGCCACATTGTATGCCGATAGCCTCAACAATACGCATACGAAACAACATGTCAGTG CGCCTGCGCCAGCGGCGGCGAATGCTGACGTCACGGGCGGCACCAACCCTGACGTCATCAATTTCATCCAGAAACAGGAGGAATACATCGAACAGCTGGAGCGAGAGAGCCAGTACTGCAGG GATGAACTCAACAACCTGCTAGGCAAGGTGAAGGAAGTGATATCAGAGAACGAACATTTACACGAGGCTCAGAAGAACAAGCTGATTAATCGAATGTTCCACTCGTACGCCGGATCTGAGACCGACGAGCTGGACGACCTGGGCGATAGCACTGGATTGGATAGCGATAATAAG GTTACTCCATCAAAGGCCCGTAAGAGCAAGCCTCGTTCGACCCGGCTGGAGGGTCCAAACATAGTGTTTGAGTCCCGCATCGCCGAGCTGGAAGCACAGTTGACACAGGCCAAGATCGATCTGAAGAAGGTTCAG GAGGAAAATAATGAGAACAAACGCAAGCTGGCCTCTGGGCTGGTTGACTCAACCTGCCTTGACGGCTTCAAGCGGCAGATCGACAACTTGCAAAG AGACAAGTCATCCCTGGAGGCGCAGATCTCCAAGCTGAAGTTGAGCTTGGAGTCCCGGGACGGCGAGTACCGCCGAGGGTCTGACGCTGTAGAGCAGCAGCTTAGAGACGAGCGCAACAACTTGGAAGCGGAGTTGCGCAGACTTAAG GACGACCTCACCAAAGAGCGGTCGAAGGTGCGCGAGCTGGCGGGCGAGGGCGCTCGGCGCGCTATACAGGAGCGCAGCGCGGCCGAGCAGCGATACAACGCGCACTTCGACGAGCTACAACACGATCTCGCGGCGCAGTACGACAACGTCGCTAAACTACAG TTGGATCTAGAGCGCCAACGTCGAGAGGAGAACGACCTCAAACGCGAGCTGTCCATGAAGACTGCTGCCATCGAAGAACTCAAGATGGAGTTGAAGAACAAGACAG CATCTTTGCAAGCAGACCTTGCTCAGGCTCACGCTGAAAAGGCATCTCTGGAAGAGGAGTTAGCTAGCGCTCGCCTGGCCATCGAGCGTCATCAGAGACAAGCCAAGCATGAGACCAACCGTCTCAATTctgag ATCCAGTCTCTCCGCCAACGTCTGGATCGAGCTGATGCAGACCTGGTACATTCACGTCGCGAGAATTTGCGTCTTACTGAGCAGATTTCTACTTTGGAGAAAGAG CTTAACATGAAGAACCTAACACCAAATTCTCCAGAGAAGAAGAAAGACAAAGAGTTGTCAACTATGTTTGAGTCGATGGAGAATAAACATG AGCGGACCGCACTCAGTTGCTTTGCAGAAATGTTGAACTTATGA
- the LOC126378057 gene encoding serologically defined colon cancer antigen 8 homolog isoform X4, translating into MVGVEMGSTSYLKPKSGGYRAKSGSSGGSDKEMNGKLRRPKIRRPTKLNDYGLKRIPDYTELAYKEAVSKLRYFLSGNYVPSVRSYGGSASIKNLDESDGELEKKYNLATSAPYNALLEYKPRPRLTAKYATLYADSLNNTHTKQHVSAPAPAAANADVTGGTNPDVINFIQKQEEYIEQLERESQYCRDELNNLLGKVKEVISENEHLHEAQKNKLINRMFHSYAGSETDELDDLGDSTGLDSDNKVTPSKARKSKPRSTRLEGPNIVFESRIAELEAQLTQAKIDLKKVQEENNENKRKLASGLVDSTCLDGFKRQIDNLQRDKSSLEAQISKLKLSLESRDGEYRRGSDAVEQQLRDERNNLEAELRRLKDDLTKERSKVRELAGEGARRAIQERSAAEQRYNAHFDELQHDLAAQYDNVAKLQLDLERQRREENDLKRELSMKTAAIEELKMELKNKTASLQADLAQAHAEKASLEEELASARLAIERHQRQAKHETNRLNSEIQSLRQRLDRADADLVHSRRENLRLTEQISTLEKELNMKNLTPNSPEKKKDKELSTMFESMENKHAKTVAELESMIQSQNSLMEKLTGECRLLTDKLDDANRRHKADRTQLLCRNVELMKKLRNLWSSHKKYCTTITPLRSYTPLSGYPNSRSSYDIDRTYYTSTPYTYRNRFRRDEYKASRDDIDDLSRDISDLSIERIGDSDDDPAKHNPRTRPQPVEISHNLPDPDKTIPELSPPETPTLTARSLTSDKTEIVQQD; encoded by the exons atggtgggTGTTGAAATGGGCTCGACTAGTTACTTGAAGCCTAAATCTGGTGGGTACAGAGCTAAAAGTGGGTCTAGTGGTGGATCAGACAAGGAGATGAACGGGAAATTGCGGCGCCCGAAAATTAG GCGGCCGACGAAGTTGAACGACTATGGGTTGAAGAGGATTCCAGATTATACGGAGTTGGCTTATAAAGAGGCTGTGTCCAAATTGAGATACTTTCTGTCCGGGAACTATGTACCGAGT GTCCGCAGTTACGGAGGCTCCGCGTCAATCAAGAACTTAGACGAGTCAGACGGCGAGTTAGAGAAGAAGTACAACCTCGCCACATCGGCTCCGTACAACGCGTTGTTGGAGTACAAGCCACGCCCGCGGCTGACGGCCAAATACGCCACATTGTATGCCGATAGCCTCAACAATACGCATACGAAACAACATGTCAGTG CGCCTGCGCCAGCGGCGGCGAATGCTGACGTCACGGGCGGCACCAACCCTGACGTCATCAATTTCATCCAGAAACAGGAGGAATACATCGAACAGCTGGAGCGAGAGAGCCAGTACTGCAGG GATGAACTCAACAACCTGCTAGGCAAGGTGAAGGAAGTGATATCAGAGAACGAACATTTACACGAGGCTCAGAAGAACAAGCTGATTAATCGAATGTTCCACTCGTACGCCGGATCTGAGACCGACGAGCTGGACGACCTGGGCGATAGCACTGGATTGGATAGCGATAATAAG GTTACTCCATCAAAGGCCCGTAAGAGCAAGCCTCGTTCGACCCGGCTGGAGGGTCCAAACATAGTGTTTGAGTCCCGCATCGCCGAGCTGGAAGCACAGTTGACACAGGCCAAGATCGATCTGAAGAAGGTTCAG GAGGAAAATAATGAGAACAAACGCAAGCTGGCCTCTGGGCTGGTTGACTCAACCTGCCTTGACGGCTTCAAGCGGCAGATCGACAACTTGCAAAG AGACAAGTCATCCCTGGAGGCGCAGATCTCCAAGCTGAAGTTGAGCTTGGAGTCCCGGGACGGCGAGTACCGCCGAGGGTCTGACGCTGTAGAGCAGCAGCTTAGAGACGAGCGCAACAACTTGGAAGCGGAGTTGCGCAGACTTAAG GACGACCTCACCAAAGAGCGGTCGAAGGTGCGCGAGCTGGCGGGCGAGGGCGCTCGGCGCGCTATACAGGAGCGCAGCGCGGCCGAGCAGCGATACAACGCGCACTTCGACGAGCTACAACACGATCTCGCGGCGCAGTACGACAACGTCGCTAAACTACAG TTGGATCTAGAGCGCCAACGTCGAGAGGAGAACGACCTCAAACGCGAGCTGTCCATGAAGACTGCTGCCATCGAAGAACTCAAGATGGAGTTGAAGAACAAGACAG CATCTTTGCAAGCAGACCTTGCTCAGGCTCACGCTGAAAAGGCATCTCTGGAAGAGGAGTTAGCTAGCGCTCGCCTGGCCATCGAGCGTCATCAGAGACAAGCCAAGCATGAGACCAACCGTCTCAATTctgag ATCCAGTCTCTCCGCCAACGTCTGGATCGAGCTGATGCAGACCTGGTACATTCACGTCGCGAGAATTTGCGTCTTACTGAGCAGATTTCTACTTTGGAGAAAGAG CTTAACATGAAGAACCTAACACCAAATTCTCCAGAGAAGAAGAAAGACAAAGAGTTGTCAACTATGTTTGAGTCGATGGAGAATAAACATG CTAAAACGGTGGCTGAGTTGGAGTCCATGATACAATCACAAAACAGTCTGATGGAGAAACTCACCGGAGAATGTCGTTTGCTCACAGACAAGCTCGACGACGCAAATCGTAGGCACAA AGCGGACCGCACTCAGTTGCTTTGCAGAAATGTTGAACTTATGAAAAAGCTTAGAAACCTTTGGTCTTCTCACAAGAAGTATTGCACTACCATCACCCCATTGCGAAGTTATACCCCATTAAGCGGTTACCCTAACAGCCGATCATCGTACGACATAGACCGCACTTACTATACTTCAACGCCTTACACATATAGAAATAGATTTAGAAGAGATGAGTACAAAGCTTCTAGAGACGACATAGATGATTTGAGTAGAGACATCAGCGATCTGTCGATTGAAAGAATCGGCGATTCAGATGATGACCCGGCGAAG CACAACCCACGCACGCGCCCGCAACCAGTCGAAATATCCCACAATCTCCCGGACCCAGACAAAACCATCCCCGAGTTGAGTCCGCCAGAGACGCCCACGCTGACCGCGCGCTCCCTGACTTCCGACAAGACCGAGATCGTCCAGCAGGACTAA
- the LOC126378057 gene encoding serologically defined colon cancer antigen 8 homolog isoform X1, whose protein sequence is MVGVEMGSTSYLKPKSGGYRAKSGSSGGSDKEMNGKLRRPKIRRPTKLNDYGLKRIPDYTELAYKEAVSKLRYFLSGNYVPSVRSYGGSASIKNLDESDGELEKKYNLATSAPYNALLEYKPRPRLTAKYATLYADSLNNTHTKQHVSAPAPAAANADVTGGTNPDVINFIQKQEEYIEQLERESQYCRDELNNLLGKVKEVISENEHLHEAQKNKLINRMFHSYAGSETDELDDLGDSTGLDSDNKVTPSKARKSKPRSTRLEGPNIVFESRIAELEAQLTQAKIDLKKVQEENNENKRKLASGLVDSTCLDGFKRQIDNLQRDKSSLEAQISKLKLSLESRDGEYRRGSDAVEQQLRDERNNLEAELRRLKDDLTKERSKVRELAGEGARRAIQERSAAEQRYNAHFDELQHDLAAQYDNVAKLQLDLERQRREENDLKRELSMKTAAIEELKMELKNKTASLQADLAQAHAEKASLEEELASARLAIERHQRQAKHETNRLNSEIQSLRQRLDRADADLVHSRRENLRLTEQISTLEKELNMKNLTPNSPEKKKDKELSTMFESMENKHAKTVAELESMIQSQNSLMEKLTGECRLLTDKLDDANRRHKEELGTLQRQVETLSRTLQTPEKAPSTYQAQPTHAPATSRNIPQSPGPRQNHPRVESARDAHADRALPDFRQDRDRPAGLTRQDSKAEITPAANENTYKSTKPLEDEKNNVEYKDTDETEQSNQPYEQSYNDNEYGNYDPNLKTNDVDNTQYVHTDSNAVEYSQETVPDNAQYEHTQAAGEVPYDPSQVDTQEYQTQGYDQQQYEQQGYAEGQYENYEQYPQQYTDPNAQYEGQYEQYGTDGTYQGDPNYDPAQYNQDYTAEYQGPQAVEGDSESKRSNTPNEKLTTQS, encoded by the exons atggtgggTGTTGAAATGGGCTCGACTAGTTACTTGAAGCCTAAATCTGGTGGGTACAGAGCTAAAAGTGGGTCTAGTGGTGGATCAGACAAGGAGATGAACGGGAAATTGCGGCGCCCGAAAATTAG GCGGCCGACGAAGTTGAACGACTATGGGTTGAAGAGGATTCCAGATTATACGGAGTTGGCTTATAAAGAGGCTGTGTCCAAATTGAGATACTTTCTGTCCGGGAACTATGTACCGAGT GTCCGCAGTTACGGAGGCTCCGCGTCAATCAAGAACTTAGACGAGTCAGACGGCGAGTTAGAGAAGAAGTACAACCTCGCCACATCGGCTCCGTACAACGCGTTGTTGGAGTACAAGCCACGCCCGCGGCTGACGGCCAAATACGCCACATTGTATGCCGATAGCCTCAACAATACGCATACGAAACAACATGTCAGTG CGCCTGCGCCAGCGGCGGCGAATGCTGACGTCACGGGCGGCACCAACCCTGACGTCATCAATTTCATCCAGAAACAGGAGGAATACATCGAACAGCTGGAGCGAGAGAGCCAGTACTGCAGG GATGAACTCAACAACCTGCTAGGCAAGGTGAAGGAAGTGATATCAGAGAACGAACATTTACACGAGGCTCAGAAGAACAAGCTGATTAATCGAATGTTCCACTCGTACGCCGGATCTGAGACCGACGAGCTGGACGACCTGGGCGATAGCACTGGATTGGATAGCGATAATAAG GTTACTCCATCAAAGGCCCGTAAGAGCAAGCCTCGTTCGACCCGGCTGGAGGGTCCAAACATAGTGTTTGAGTCCCGCATCGCCGAGCTGGAAGCACAGTTGACACAGGCCAAGATCGATCTGAAGAAGGTTCAG GAGGAAAATAATGAGAACAAACGCAAGCTGGCCTCTGGGCTGGTTGACTCAACCTGCCTTGACGGCTTCAAGCGGCAGATCGACAACTTGCAAAG AGACAAGTCATCCCTGGAGGCGCAGATCTCCAAGCTGAAGTTGAGCTTGGAGTCCCGGGACGGCGAGTACCGCCGAGGGTCTGACGCTGTAGAGCAGCAGCTTAGAGACGAGCGCAACAACTTGGAAGCGGAGTTGCGCAGACTTAAG GACGACCTCACCAAAGAGCGGTCGAAGGTGCGCGAGCTGGCGGGCGAGGGCGCTCGGCGCGCTATACAGGAGCGCAGCGCGGCCGAGCAGCGATACAACGCGCACTTCGACGAGCTACAACACGATCTCGCGGCGCAGTACGACAACGTCGCTAAACTACAG TTGGATCTAGAGCGCCAACGTCGAGAGGAGAACGACCTCAAACGCGAGCTGTCCATGAAGACTGCTGCCATCGAAGAACTCAAGATGGAGTTGAAGAACAAGACAG CATCTTTGCAAGCAGACCTTGCTCAGGCTCACGCTGAAAAGGCATCTCTGGAAGAGGAGTTAGCTAGCGCTCGCCTGGCCATCGAGCGTCATCAGAGACAAGCCAAGCATGAGACCAACCGTCTCAATTctgag ATCCAGTCTCTCCGCCAACGTCTGGATCGAGCTGATGCAGACCTGGTACATTCACGTCGCGAGAATTTGCGTCTTACTGAGCAGATTTCTACTTTGGAGAAAGAG CTTAACATGAAGAACCTAACACCAAATTCTCCAGAGAAGAAGAAAGACAAAGAGTTGTCAACTATGTTTGAGTCGATGGAGAATAAACATG CTAAAACGGTGGCTGAGTTGGAGTCCATGATACAATCACAAAACAGTCTGATGGAGAAACTCACCGGAGAATGTCGTTTGCTCACAGACAAGCTCGACGACGCAAATCGTAGGCACAA GGAAGAATTGGGCACTCTGCAGCGTCAAGTAGAGACTCTCAGTCGGACCCTGCAGACACCAGAGAAGGCACCTAGCACTTATCAAG CACAACCCACGCACGCGCCCGCAACCAGTCGAAATATCCCACAATCTCCCGGACCCAGACAAAACCATCCCCGAGTTGAGTCCGCCAGAGACGCCCACGCTGACCGCGCGCTCCCTGACTTCCGACAAGACCGAGATCGTCCAGCAGGACTAACCAGACAGGATTCCAAAGCAGAAATTACACCAGCAGCAAACGAAAACACATACAAATCCACCAAACCACTAGAAGACGAAAAAAACAACGTAGAATACAAAGACACTGACGAAACAGAACAGAGTAATCAACCATACGAACAAAGCTACAATGATAATGAATACGGAAATTATGATCCTAACTTAAAAACGAACGATGTTGATAATACGCAATACGTTCATACCGACTCCAATGCTGTTGAATATTCACAAGAAACTGTTCCTGATAATGCACAGTATGAACACACTCAAGCGGCTGGTGAGGTTCCATACGATCCAAGTCAGGTCGATACTCAGGAATATCAAACCCAAGGATACGATCAACAACAGTATGAGCAACAAGGTTACGCTGAAGGGCAGTATGAGAATTACGAGCAATATCCTCAGCAGTACACAGATCCTAATGCTCAATATGAGGGACAGTATGAACAATACGGTACAGATGGAACATACCAAGGAGATCCGAACTATGATCCTGCGCAATACAATCAGGATTACACAGCAGAATATCAAGGACCACAGGCAGTAGAGGGTGACAGTGAAAGCAAAAGAAGCAATACGCCTAATGAAAAGCTGACGACCCAAAGTTAG